The genomic interval GTAACGGCCAGTATCATATTAGCGGCAGGCTTCAATACCTTTCGCAGCGACGGCATCCCTTGGTTCGAGGACTGGAACGCACGGATGCGCAGTCGAACCCTGCCGGAGGGAATCTCCGGCATCTCGTCCGAAGAGGCCCGAAACCTGTTCCAATCAGGAACCGCGCTGTTCCTCGACGCCCGCGACCCGGAGGGGTTTGTCGAAGGACACATCAGAGGGGCTTTGAATCTGCCCATCAACCAATTCGGAACCGCTTTCCCGAATTTGGCGGATCGCCTCTCGCAAGCGGCACTGATCGTTACCTACTGCAGCGACGTTACCTGCGACATGAGTGATGAACTCGCTCAGAGCCTGCTACTGAACGGCTATTCAAACGTGATGGTGTACCTGGGAGGGGTCCGGGAATGGGAAGAAATGGGCCAACCTCTTGAAACCGGCTCCGTTGATTAGACCGGCATAGGGC from Deltaproteobacteria bacterium carries:
- a CDS encoding rhodanese-like domain-containing protein, which codes for MMQSDTRSWLQRQFKGLLLVVTASIILAAGFNTFRSDGIPWFEDWNARMRSRTLPEGISGISSEEARNLFQSGTALFLDARDPEGFVEGHIRGALNLPINQFGTAFPNLADRLSQAALIVTYCSDVTCDMSDELAQSLLLNGYSNVMVYLGGVREWEEMGQPLETGSVD